The window ATTAATTCAAACCTGCTTGTATGTGAATCCTCTGTGTCCTAAAATTCTTGTGCCTAACTTGTATATTTTATTACAACCTAAACTGGGTTTGAACCATGGATGTCAACTGCAGTCATTTGCTTATTGGTTTCTCTTAGTTTGCTCACTAATTACTTAGTCCCTTTTTTCGGTTAAGATTCCGTTTTCCAGTGAACAAAGGGAGCATTTCCCTGCGCTATAACCTGAGAATGTGTactttttatcattcaaagTGATCGGCTACCGGTGGTTTCTGGCTGTGCTGAAGGCATGAAGGAGTCAGATACATTTTGCTAAACACATAAGCTTGTGACCCAGACAGTGTCATATTTAAATGCCTTCCAAATTGAGAGGAGAAACCTGGGTTTTTCTGATGCCACCTGCAGAGATGAAGTCAAGTGACAGGTGAGTAATAGCAGGCagtgtttttgttttctcttggCACAAAACTAGAGAGTGGAGAAACAAGTTTCAGTCAGTCATTGCATGGCTGAACCGTgtcaaaaaatcaaagagttCCTCCTCACTGCTTCTTCACTCACATCACTCTGGAGCTCACCAACAACAACAGATGAAATTCGGTGAAATCCTCAGTCTCAATTTTCTCACCTTGGCAGAGGCCCACTGATTGGTGTAAACAAGAAAAAACCTTTCTGACAACCCTTTAACCAATCACTCTCTATCAAACAAAACCTCTCCCCCACTTTGGGTTTTTCCTATTGGATTAGCCTGTAGAAAATCCCAACATGATCTCTGCAATATGACTCGAGTCTCTCTTTCAGCCTCCCAGTTCCACCcttccctttttctcttcttcaatGGCCAGACGACTTTGCACAATCGCTGATGCCCCAAAATCTACGTACTTAAACCCAGACCAATTTCTAGTTCCCCTTCCACCCAACATACCAAACCATGTTTGAACACATGAAGTTGCCACTACGATTGAAtgatttttgtgcctttttaGGGACAAAAGatgggagaaaaaaaagaaaagccaaAGGAACTAACTGTCCCTTTCCAGGGGAAGATCTTGTGGACTGTAGCAGAGAGCATAAAGACAAGTCGGTGGCAaaccatatatatttattccAAACTAGTACACTCTCATCTTATGGTTTCCTTTCCAgggtttcatttttttttttatcaaaactGCATGGACATTATGACAGTGGCACATAGAAAAGTATAAGATTCTATGGACGATGCTCCTAATTCTCTAAcccttttctttattctttgcTTATTCAACCTTTTGCACCTAACTTTCTTACcaattaaatgattttcaCCCCAAAATGTTGTGTACCATTTCCCACCATCTTATTCTCCTTtcgtttctttctttccccttATTGGACTAACACTTTGGGACTCCCTTCTTGTTCCCTTTTTTGTATTACTCCATCCTCCACACTCCTTCCATGCAATTTTTCTGACTCACCTAATCCCTGAGGTGATTCCTCCCTCTCACACCCTTAATTAagtattcattaattaatgtatCATAAGTTCATAACTACTCAAATGTTAAGAGTATTCAATGTAATTCTGTATTGTACAATCTTACAATATAATCTCTCTtcatagacaaatattttgataaaacgAGATAAAACCCTTTTTTGATTCACAATGAAATGTCGTCCGAAAATTGACTGATGGCTCAAATTTTAAATCGTAGATTAAATTGCtcgaataaaattaaataattgcTATCTACATAATCAATTTGTTCATCCTTCCACTGAATTGTTCCTAAAGCTTACTGAAttcataactttttatttaatggcACTCTGCCATCAGTGTCTTCCACCATTTAAGATTTCACATATTAATTCAAGCATCACCTCCTGTTGCTTCTGCTGCTGACAATTAttattctaaataattttacaGAGTAACATAAATTCTTAAAATATGCCCCAATTGAGAAGTGTTACGTGTCATAAAAAACACATCCTACCTGTCACCTGTACTAAAAGTTTTGCCCTAATGAAAAATACAGTGGGCACCCATGAATTAAATCCAAGCTCAATGAAGGGGGCAGCTTTGCTGTTTTGCTGCAAGCAGACAAAGGCTCCCAAAAACAAACACTTTTCTTTCCATTAGAAAATAAACCGACaaatagagagagagaaaagaaaacagagaaaataattatagaaATTATACATACAAGAGTATAGATtaaatcaatataattttattattatataactATGATTATTAACATCAATCAATCACTGttattaatttgaatttaaatttttaaaaatcattttatttaaagtaaaaaaattattgagtTGGTGATGTTTGAATTTAAACCGTTATAATTGATATCAAAACTTGAGCAGTCTGATGTAGATTATGCTGCTAAGATCTTGATTATTAAGatttatacaaaaatttacctcAATTGCTATTACcaacttgaatttaatttttgaaaattacacgattaaaagtcaaaaagttattACGTCAATGGTACTTGaacttgaatttttattaaatcattgAGAATATCATAAAATACACAATTCAGAATACAAAATTTGGAAGAGGGcttgaaagaaaattacacAAAATTAATGATCCTTAATGGCAACTAGTATCTTCTTATGGGGACCATAAACATTGTTCTTCTCTCCAAAAGAAACTACTAATTCCTTCATTCCCTCCACAATAAAGCGTCAGATTGGAACAGTATTTAATGAAACCTTGTCGTTTTGGAAGGCAACAAAGAAACACTATTCTATCGTCCCCATAAAAAACGATAACTCTTATGAGCCTTAAAACTCTTCAAAATCTGCTACTGctactattaatttttttaatcagaAATTAAATCTAGTGGTTAAAATTTAAGCAGGATTTGCACGTTATTTAAAGTACCGTAAATGCCCTTAACCGTCATTAAAATTCCCTCTAATCCCCattttttgtcctttttttaGGTCAATGAAGGGGATAATCCAAACCATGGGCTCCCATAGATTTGTTCTCTTTTAACATTTAATTCTATAttaaaacttgtttttttatttaataagttATTCTTCGTCAAATTAAAGAACAGTCTATAAATATATGCGTTTTGGCTTAATTCATGGAATCAAAACGATAGAGGACAGGATTGTCATTACAAAATTAGCCAAGGGTAAACTGGAAAATACAgttgaaaagaaacaaataaacaaaggagtaaaacaaaaataaaaaaaatgaaaaatccatttttccagttcttggctttttttttttttttgttttggtctATCAATAAGCGAAACCACCCGCTCGGTTTCTTGCAGCTTTGCGGTGGCGAGAAGCTGAAGAAGctgaagaaggagaagaagctgaGGAAGCGGAAGGTTTCATGGCTGCCAAAGAACAGTTCTCTTTCTTTAAAGTCTCTTCTTCGTCCATGAAAATTTGCCTGCACCTACACTCCACGCTACAAAAAGCACTGTCCCCTCTAACCAAAAGCGAAAGACTACCCTAATCAGTTACAGACATTAATCTTCAAAACATGAAAGAACCCATGAAAGTTCATACCATGAACCATGCATAAAGGCAAGAAGGAAAAACTGGGTCTTGCCAAGAAACAGTCAAAGGCAAAAAAAGCTGGATGAACTAAAAGAtctggaaaaagaaaaaagaaaaaaagaaacttacTTGTACATGTAGATGTCTTTTCCAGGTAAGAGTTTCTGTTTGCAAAGATAGCATTGTTCAAGAAAAGCAGGAACCGGGTAGTTTAACTGAGAATTTGTACGAGCAGACAACAACACACAACTCGAAGAACAAGCTTTGCTACCGCTGCTGCTGCTGTTTCTGTTGATCAACATAGTTTTCTTACTGATTATATTACTACCACTCTTTTGATTCTCCAAAACTACACTTAATCCCACCATTTTTCATTctcctttcttatttttcactgtcttttttcccctttctttTACTGTGAAATATGGTGGTGGAGAGAGTGGGAGGAGACTCAGGAGAAAGAGAGGGAGGTGGGAAGGGGAGTTTGTGTTTGGTTAATGGAGAAATTTtgtgagaaaaataaatagagagagagatggg is drawn from Theobroma cacao cultivar B97-61/B2 chromosome 4, Criollo_cocoa_genome_V2, whole genome shotgun sequence and contains these coding sequences:
- the LOC18603533 gene encoding uncharacterized protein LOC18603533, whose product is MVGLSVVLENQKSGSNIISKKTMLINRNSSSSGSKACSSSCVLLSARTNSQLNYPVPAFLEQCYLCKQKLLPGKDIYMYKGDSAFCSVECRCRQIFMDEEETLKKENCSLAAMKPSASSASSPSSASSASRHRKAARNRAGGFAY